The genomic window ACCGGCCGCCCCGAGACCGCGCGCGGACGTGCATGCGCTCGCCCTGGCTGCCGAAAAGGCTGAGAATCTCGACCGGACCGCGCCCGGTACTGCCGAACCAATGTGGTTGGCGGGTATCGAATTCGGCGGCTTCGCCGGGCCCGAGCACGATGTCGTGCTCGCCCAGCATCATCCGGAGCCGCCCGGACAGGACGTACAACCACTCGAACCCGTCGTGCACGCGCAGATCCGGTTCGGTGCGGTCGGCGGGCAGCACCATCTTGAAGGCTTGCAGCGGTCCGGGCTGGCGGGTGAGCGGAAACACGGTGATACCGTCGACCTTTCGCGCCGGAGCATGCACCCTCGGGTCCGCGATCTTCGGTGCCGCGACGAGCTCGTCCAGCGGCACGCCCAGGGCCAGCGCGATCGGCAACAGTAGTTCCAGGCTGGCGCGGCGCTGGCCGGACTCCAGCCTGGACAGCGTGCTTTTGGAGATCCCGGTCGTCTCCGCCAACGCGGTCAGCGTGATGTCGCGATGCGTGCGCACCGCCTTGAGCCGTGGTCCGATGT from Nocardia iowensis includes these protein-coding regions:
- a CDS encoding helix-turn-helix domain-containing protein; the protein is MQNQPTIAAALADIGPRLKAVRTHRDITLTALAETTGISKSTLSRLESGQRRASLELLLPIALALGVPLDELVAAPKIADPRVHAPARKVDGITVFPLTRQPGPLQAFKMVLPADRTEPDLRVHDGFEWLYVLSGRLRMMLGEHDIVLGPGEAAEFDTRQPHWFGSTGRGPVEILSLFGSQGERMHVRARSRGGRSD